One Mycolicibacterium fortuitum subsp. fortuitum genomic window carries:
- a CDS encoding arabinosyltransferase domain-containing protein, with translation MPSDEPTDRVVGIARLIAIVAGIAGVVLCALVPLLPVKQTTATVLWPQGTDAAGNVTAVTAPLVSGAPQSLDVSIPCSAIATLPAEGGLVFSTIPAGGIDASRNGLFVRANAETVVVAFRDSVAAVAPRAAINAGGCSALHLWANLGGVGADFVGIPGATGTAAVEKKPQVAGLFTDLKVAPQPGLSARVDIDTRFITSPTALKLLVMALGVVCVVASIIALAVLDRRGGHRVRGAWRRFIKVPVATWIADIGVIGGLLVWHLIGAISSDDGYNLTIARVSADAGYTANYFRYFGTTEAPFDWYQSVLSHFAAISTAGVWMRLPATLAGIGTWLLVSRWVLPRLGRRVALNRVTMWTAGAVFLAAWMPFNNGLRPEPLIAFGVLAVWALVENTIATRRLWPTALAIIVAAFTVTLAPQGLIAAAPLLVGARSVVQIIKARRIALPAVAALAGSAALIFVVVFRDQTLASVAESARIKYTVGPTISWYQEFLRYYFLTVEDSVDSSLTRRFAVLTMMLCLFGMMAVLLRKGHVPGLASGPVWRLIGTTAIGLLLLHFTPTKWAVQFGAFTGLAAALGAVTAFAFALVGLHSRRNLALYVTALLFVLAWATSGTNGWFYVGNYGVPWFDRQPVIAGFPVTTIFLALAIITAVLAGWLHFRIDYAGHTEVANTRRNRALASTPLLVVATIMVVLEVGSMAKGFVQRYPVYTTAKANLSALTSGLSSDSCAMADDVLVEADTNAGMLQPVPGQTWGEYGPLGGQNPVGFTPNGISDTLEPPKPVVANPGTVNSDGSPNKPNVGIAYAAGTGGGYGPVGVNGSRVYLPFGLDPARTPVMGSYKENTVAAKATSAWYQLPPRTADRPLVTVAAAGAIWYYDEEHEFHYGQSLKLQWGVHRPDGSFQALDAVQPIDVFAQYAWRNLRFPLAWAPPEANVARIVADDPNLSDDQWFGFTPPRVPTLQTAQEFLGKQTPVMMDIATAANFPCQRPFSEHLGVAELPEYRILPNVKQVVVSSNMWQSAQKGGPFLFIQALLRTSTIPTYLRDDWYRDWGSIEKYDPVVPAGQAPVATIDQGTQQVFGFSRPGPIRALP, from the coding sequence GTGCCTTCCGATGAGCCAACCGACCGTGTTGTGGGCATCGCACGCCTGATCGCCATCGTCGCGGGCATCGCGGGTGTGGTGCTGTGCGCGCTGGTGCCGCTGCTGCCCGTCAAACAGACCACCGCGACCGTCCTGTGGCCACAGGGCACCGACGCGGCGGGGAACGTCACCGCGGTGACGGCCCCCCTGGTGTCGGGTGCCCCCCAGTCCCTCGACGTGTCCATTCCGTGCTCGGCGATCGCGACCCTGCCCGCCGAGGGCGGCCTCGTGTTCTCGACCATCCCGGCCGGAGGCATCGACGCCAGCCGTAACGGGCTGTTCGTCCGGGCCAACGCCGAGACCGTGGTGGTGGCGTTCCGTGACTCGGTGGCCGCCGTCGCGCCCCGCGCCGCGATCAACGCCGGTGGCTGCAGCGCGCTGCACCTGTGGGCCAACCTCGGCGGTGTCGGCGCGGACTTCGTCGGCATCCCCGGCGCTACCGGCACTGCTGCCGTCGAGAAGAAGCCGCAGGTGGCCGGGCTGTTCACCGACCTGAAGGTGGCCCCGCAGCCGGGGCTGTCCGCCCGTGTCGACATCGACACCCGGTTCATCACCTCCCCGACCGCACTGAAGCTGCTGGTGATGGCGCTCGGCGTGGTGTGCGTGGTGGCCTCGATCATCGCGCTGGCGGTACTCGACCGGCGCGGGGGGCATCGCGTGCGGGGCGCATGGCGCCGCTTCATCAAGGTCCCGGTGGCGACCTGGATCGCCGACATCGGCGTCATCGGCGGCCTGCTGGTGTGGCATCTCATCGGTGCCATCTCTTCCGACGACGGCTACAACCTGACCATCGCGCGGGTGTCGGCCGACGCCGGATACACCGCCAACTACTTCCGCTACTTCGGTACCACCGAGGCCCCGTTCGACTGGTACCAGTCGGTGCTGAGCCACTTCGCGGCGATCAGCACGGCCGGTGTGTGGATGCGGCTGCCCGCCACCTTGGCCGGCATCGGCACCTGGTTGCTGGTGAGCCGCTGGGTGCTCCCCCGGCTGGGACGCCGGGTCGCGCTCAACCGGGTCACCATGTGGACCGCGGGCGCGGTGTTCCTGGCCGCCTGGATGCCGTTCAACAACGGCCTGCGCCCCGAACCCCTGATCGCCTTCGGCGTCCTCGCGGTGTGGGCCCTCGTGGAGAATACGATCGCGACCCGCCGGCTCTGGCCCACCGCCCTGGCGATCATCGTCGCCGCCTTCACCGTGACCCTGGCTCCGCAGGGCCTCATCGCCGCTGCGCCGCTGCTGGTCGGTGCTCGCAGCGTCGTGCAGATCATCAAGGCGCGCCGCATCGCGCTGCCCGCCGTCGCCGCACTCGCCGGGTCGGCCGCCCTGATCTTCGTGGTGGTGTTCCGCGACCAGACGCTGGCCAGTGTCGCCGAATCGGCCCGGATCAAGTACACCGTCGGCCCGACCATCTCCTGGTACCAGGAATTCCTGCGCTACTACTTCCTGACCGTCGAAGATTCGGTGGACAGCTCGCTGACACGACGGTTCGCGGTGCTGACCATGATGCTGTGCCTGTTCGGCATGATGGCCGTGCTGCTGCGCAAGGGCCACGTGCCCGGGCTGGCCAGCGGCCCGGTCTGGCGGCTGATCGGCACCACCGCCATCGGTCTGCTGCTGCTGCACTTCACGCCGACCAAATGGGCCGTGCAGTTCGGTGCCTTCACCGGGCTGGCCGCGGCGCTCGGCGCCGTGACGGCCTTCGCCTTCGCGCTGGTGGGTCTGCACAGCCGACGCAACCTCGCCCTGTACGTCACCGCGCTGCTGTTCGTCCTGGCGTGGGCCACCTCCGGGACCAACGGCTGGTTCTACGTCGGCAACTACGGCGTGCCGTGGTTCGACCGCCAGCCGGTGATCGCCGGATTCCCGGTCACCACCATCTTTTTGGCCCTGGCCATCATCACCGCGGTGCTGGCCGGCTGGCTGCACTTCCGGATCGACTACGCCGGGCACACCGAGGTGGCCAACACCCGGCGCAACCGCGCACTGGCGTCGACCCCGCTGCTGGTGGTCGCGACCATCATGGTGGTGCTCGAAGTCGGTTCGATGGCCAAGGGCTTCGTCCAGCGCTACCCCGTCTACACCACCGCCAAGGCCAACCTCTCGGCACTGACCTCGGGGCTGTCCTCCGACAGCTGCGCGATGGCCGACGACGTCCTGGTCGAGGCCGACACCAATGCCGGCATGCTGCAACCGGTTCCGGGGCAAACCTGGGGCGAGTACGGCCCGCTGGGTGGGCAGAACCCGGTCGGGTTCACCCCCAACGGAATCAGCGACACCCTGGAACCGCCGAAGCCCGTCGTCGCCAACCCCGGCACGGTGAACTCCGACGGCTCACCCAACAAGCCCAACGTCGGCATCGCCTACGCCGCCGGAACGGGCGGTGGCTACGGACCCGTCGGCGTCAACGGATCGCGGGTCTACCTGCCCTTCGGCCTCGACCCCGCGCGTACTCCCGTCATGGGCAGCTACAAGGAGAACACCGTCGCCGCCAAGGCCACCTCGGCCTGGTACCAGCTGCCGCCGCGGACCGCGGACCGGCCGCTGGTCACCGTCGCCGCCGCCGGCGCCATCTGGTACTACGACGAGGAACACGAGTTCCACTACGGCCAATCGCTGAAACTGCAGTGGGGTGTGCACCGGCCCGACGGCAGCTTCCAGGCTCTCGACGCCGTCCAGCCGATCGACGTGTTCGCCCAATACGCGTGGCGCAACCTGCGTTTCCCGCTGGCATGGGCGCCGCCGGAGGCCAACGTGGCCCGGATCGTCGCCGATGACCCGAACCTGTCCGACGATCAGTGGTTCGGTTTCACCCCGCCGCGGGTGCCGACCCTGCAGACCGCGCAGGAGTTCCTCGGCAAGCAGACCCCGGTGATGATGGACATCGCGACCGCCGCGAATTTCCCGTGCCAGCGCCCGTTCTCCGAACACCTCGGCGTCGCCGAGCTGCCGGAGTACCGCATCCTTCCCAACGTCAAGCAAGTGGTGGTGTCGTCGAACATGTGGCAGTCCGCCCAGAAGGGTGGTCCCTTCCTCTTCATCCAGGCGCTGCTGCGCACGTCGACCATTCCGACGTACCTGCGCGACGACTGGTACCGGGACTGGGGCTCGATCGAGAAGTACGACCCGGTGGTGCCTGCCGGCCAGGCACCCGTCGCCACGATTGATCAAGGAACCCAACAAGTGTTCGGCTTCAGCCGGCCCGGACCGATCCGGGCCCTGCCATGA
- a CDS encoding arabinosyltransferase domain-containing protein, producing MSVTLREHSADKNVQLTRWVAMIAGLIGFLCAVATPLLPVVQTTATLNWPQAGQLNNVTAPLITQTPVTMSVTIPCDVIRSVPPEGAMVLGTAPKEGRQAALNALFVNVNAKRVDITDRNVVIASVAREKAAGCSRIEITSSDAGTFATFVGLTGPDGKELRTGFADPNLRPQIVGVFTELSGPAPQGLSLSATIDTRFTSKPTALKLVAILLGIAATVVALLALWRLDRLDGRRMHHLIPSRWRTFSAVDVVVVGGFLSWHVIGANSSDDGYILQMARVADHAGYMSNYFRWFGSPEDPFGWFYNLLALMTHVSDASIWMRLPDLICALVCWLLLSREVLPRLGPAVIASKPALWAAGLVLMAAWMPFNNGLRPEGQIATGALITYVLIERAIISGRLTPAAMAIISAAFTLGIQPTGLIAVAALLAGGRPLLRILVRRRRVLGVWPLVLPLLAAGTVILTVVFADQTLATVLEATRIRTAIGPSQEWYTENLRYYYLILPTVDGSLSRRFGFIITALSLFASLFIMLRRKRVPGVARGPVWRLMGIIFATMFCLMFTPTKWVHHFGLFAAVGAAMAAVVTVLAGPAVLRSARNRMAFTAAVLFVLALCFATTNGWWYVSSYGVPFNNDKPNIGGVTVSAIFFALFAVAALWAYWLHLRPSAEGRLARALTTAPVPIAAGFMVVVFVGSMLYGVVRQDGTYSNASSNLRAFAGGCGLADDVLVEPDTNDGFLTPVPGDYGPLGPLGGTAPTGFTPNGVPDHIVAEAIRITVPMPGIDADWNAPVELKTPGINGSTVPLPYGLDPNRVPLAGSYVEGPAQQESKLASAWYQLPAPDDAHPLVVVTAAGTITGNSIFNGRTEGQTVELEYGRPGPDGAAVPAGRVVPYDLGPIPSWRNLRFDRSEIPADATFVRVIAEDKSLSLGDWIAVTPPRVPEVKTVQEYIGSQQPVLMDWAVGLAFPCQQPMLHANGVTEVPKFRITPDYNAKMKDTDTWEDGINGGLLGISDLLLRQHVMATYLNKDWGRDWGSLRKFDTIVDATPAEVELGTATHSGLYKPGRIRIKP from the coding sequence ATGAGCGTGACCCTGCGCGAACACAGCGCTGACAAGAATGTGCAGCTGACCCGCTGGGTCGCGATGATCGCCGGGCTCATCGGCTTCCTGTGCGCGGTGGCCACGCCGCTACTGCCGGTGGTGCAGACCACGGCGACGCTGAACTGGCCTCAGGCAGGTCAGCTCAACAACGTGACCGCCCCGCTGATCACCCAGACGCCGGTCACCATGTCGGTCACGATCCCGTGCGACGTGATCCGCTCGGTACCGCCCGAGGGTGCGATGGTGCTGGGCACCGCCCCCAAGGAGGGCAGGCAGGCCGCACTCAACGCGCTGTTCGTCAACGTCAACGCCAAGCGCGTCGACATCACCGACCGCAACGTGGTGATCGCCAGCGTCGCGCGGGAGAAGGCCGCAGGCTGCTCACGTATCGAGATCACCTCGTCGGATGCGGGCACCTTCGCCACGTTCGTGGGCCTCACGGGTCCCGACGGGAAGGAACTGCGCACCGGTTTCGCCGACCCGAACCTGCGGCCCCAGATCGTCGGTGTCTTCACCGAGCTGAGCGGCCCGGCGCCACAAGGGCTTTCACTCTCGGCCACCATCGACACCCGCTTCACGTCCAAACCCACCGCACTCAAGCTGGTCGCGATCCTGCTGGGCATCGCCGCCACGGTGGTGGCGCTGCTGGCCCTGTGGCGGCTCGACCGGCTCGACGGCCGCCGGATGCACCACCTGATCCCGTCCCGCTGGCGCACCTTCAGCGCCGTCGACGTGGTGGTGGTCGGCGGGTTCCTGTCCTGGCATGTGATCGGCGCAAACTCGTCCGACGACGGCTACATCCTGCAGATGGCGCGCGTGGCCGACCATGCCGGTTACATGTCGAACTACTTCCGCTGGTTCGGCAGCCCCGAGGACCCCTTCGGCTGGTTCTACAACCTGCTGGCCCTGATGACACATGTCAGCGACGCCAGCATCTGGATGCGACTGCCCGACCTGATCTGTGCCCTGGTGTGCTGGCTGCTGCTGTCGCGTGAGGTGCTGCCCCGGCTCGGGCCCGCGGTGATTGCCTCCAAGCCCGCACTGTGGGCGGCGGGCCTGGTGCTGATGGCGGCCTGGATGCCGTTCAACAACGGACTGCGCCCCGAGGGCCAGATCGCCACCGGCGCCCTGATCACCTACGTGCTGATCGAACGGGCCATCATCTCCGGACGGCTGACTCCGGCCGCCATGGCGATCATCTCCGCCGCCTTCACGCTCGGCATCCAGCCGACCGGCCTGATCGCCGTCGCGGCCCTGCTCGCCGGTGGCCGCCCGCTGCTGCGCATCCTGGTGCGCCGCCGCCGCGTGCTCGGCGTGTGGCCGCTGGTGCTGCCGTTGCTGGCCGCGGGCACCGTGATCCTGACCGTGGTCTTCGCCGATCAGACTCTGGCAACAGTGCTGGAGGCCACCAGGATTCGTACCGCGATCGGCCCCAGCCAGGAGTGGTACACCGAGAACCTGCGCTATTACTACCTGATCCTGCCCACCGTGGACGGCTCGCTGTCGCGCCGGTTCGGCTTCATCATCACCGCGCTGAGCCTGTTCGCCTCGCTGTTCATCATGTTGCGGCGCAAGCGGGTTCCCGGCGTGGCCCGCGGGCCGGTATGGCGGCTGATGGGCATCATCTTCGCGACGATGTTCTGCCTGATGTTCACCCCCACCAAGTGGGTGCACCACTTCGGCCTGTTCGCCGCCGTGGGTGCGGCGATGGCGGCGGTGGTCACGGTGCTGGCCGGGCCGGCGGTTCTGCGCTCGGCACGCAACCGGATGGCCTTCACCGCGGCGGTGCTGTTCGTGCTCGCGCTGTGCTTCGCCACCACCAACGGCTGGTGGTACGTGTCCAGCTACGGCGTGCCGTTCAACAACGACAAGCCGAACATCGGCGGAGTCACGGTGAGCGCCATCTTCTTTGCGCTGTTCGCCGTCGCCGCGTTGTGGGCGTACTGGCTGCATCTGAGACCGTCGGCCGAGGGCCGGTTGGCACGGGCGCTGACCACCGCGCCGGTACCGATCGCGGCCGGATTCATGGTGGTGGTGTTCGTCGGTTCGATGCTCTATGGCGTGGTCCGCCAGGACGGGACCTACTCCAATGCGTCCTCGAACCTGCGGGCCTTCGCCGGCGGCTGCGGCCTGGCCGACGATGTCCTGGTCGAACCGGACACCAACGACGGATTCCTGACGCCCGTGCCGGGCGATTACGGCCCGCTGGGACCGCTGGGCGGTACCGCACCGACCGGGTTCACCCCGAACGGCGTGCCGGACCACATTGTCGCCGAAGCGATTCGGATCACCGTCCCGATGCCGGGCATCGACGCCGACTGGAATGCGCCGGTAGAGCTGAAGACCCCGGGCATCAACGGGTCGACCGTGCCGTTGCCCTACGGGCTGGATCCGAACCGGGTTCCGCTGGCCGGCAGCTACGTCGAGGGCCCGGCCCAGCAGGAGAGCAAGCTCGCCTCGGCCTGGTACCAGCTACCCGCCCCCGACGACGCCCACCCGCTGGTCGTCGTCACCGCGGCCGGAACCATCACGGGCAACAGCATTTTCAACGGCCGCACCGAAGGACAGACCGTCGAGCTGGAGTACGGACGGCCCGGACCCGACGGCGCCGCGGTACCGGCCGGACGAGTGGTGCCCTACGACCTGGGGCCCATCCCGTCCTGGCGCAATCTGCGGTTCGACCGCAGCGAGATCCCGGCCGACGCGACGTTCGTCCGGGTCATCGCCGAGGACAAGTCGCTGAGCCTCGGCGACTGGATCGCCGTCACCCCGCCCCGGGTGCCCGAGGTCAAGACCGTGCAGGAGTACATCGGTTCACAACAGCCCGTGTTGATGGACTGGGCTGTGGGCCTGGCCTTCCCGTGCCAGCAGCCGATGCTGCACGCCAACGGTGTCACCGAGGTGCCGAAGTTCCGGATCACCCCGGACTACAACGCCAAGATGAAGGACACCGACACCTGGGAGGACGGCATCAACGGCGGGCTGCTCGGTATCAGTGACCTGCTGCTGCGCCAGCACGTGATGGCCACCTACCTGAACAAGGACTGGGGTCGCGACTGGGGCTCGCTGCGCAAGTTCGACACCATCGTCGACGCGACCCCCGCCGAGGTCGAGCTCGGAACCGCAACGCATTCCGGGCTCTACAAGCCGGGCCGGATCCGCATCAAGCCCTAG
- a CDS encoding SRPBCC family protein, translating into MHRYECVIRRRTQAPPRTLFAIVSDGSRWSEWASPLIPYSAWESRGPADDGGVGAIRAVGTRKKPTREMTTIHEPDRRHGYTMLADGPIRDYQAQVTFEAADGATQVTWRGCYETRRRVVGLAYWVVLRVVLGTLARKLVTAAEQGSDSASGQL; encoded by the coding sequence GTGCACCGCTACGAATGCGTCATCCGCCGCCGCACCCAGGCGCCGCCGCGGACCCTGTTCGCCATCGTGTCCGACGGCTCCCGCTGGTCCGAGTGGGCTTCACCGCTGATTCCGTACTCGGCCTGGGAGAGTCGAGGCCCGGCCGACGACGGCGGGGTCGGCGCGATCCGGGCGGTGGGCACCCGTAAGAAGCCGACCCGTGAGATGACCACCATCCACGAACCGGACCGCAGGCACGGCTACACGATGCTTGCCGACGGTCCGATCCGTGACTATCAGGCGCAGGTGACCTTCGAGGCGGCCGACGGCGCGACACAGGTGACGTGGCGGGGCTGTTACGAAACCCGCCGGCGCGTGGTCGGATTGGCCTACTGGGTGGTTCTGCGTGTGGTGTTGGGAACGTTGGCCCGCAAGCTGGTCACCGCCGCGGAGCAGGGTTCGGATAGCGCGAGTGGCCAGTTATGA
- a CDS encoding TetR/AcrR family transcriptional regulator, with product MPEFDLPFVRARSAAQRQDRMTQLVTATRECLRHTTAASLTLGDVAAEVGLAKSGILRYVGSREALLLRVMYDEHLDWIRALAGELGKTQPAAALAATLAARPVLCDLIAASPVLIGRLGPRDMEVLRAQARDAQHRLGGALHPSLPLSDEQLGSLTAAIHAFTGTAWAWTAPDSSTPNAMVGDFGSTLSRLLTIFIAGLQA from the coding sequence ATGCCGGAATTCGATCTGCCATTCGTGCGCGCGCGCAGCGCCGCCCAGCGTCAGGACCGGATGACCCAATTGGTCACCGCGACGCGAGAGTGCCTCCGGCACACCACGGCGGCCAGCCTGACATTGGGGGACGTAGCCGCTGAGGTCGGTCTGGCGAAGTCGGGCATCCTCCGGTACGTCGGCTCGCGCGAAGCGCTGCTGCTGCGGGTGATGTACGACGAACACCTGGACTGGATCCGCGCGCTGGCCGGCGAACTAGGTAAGACCCAACCGGCTGCGGCACTGGCCGCGACGCTCGCCGCCCGGCCGGTGTTGTGCGATCTCATCGCGGCCTCACCCGTACTCATCGGGCGACTCGGGCCCCGAGACATGGAGGTGCTCCGGGCCCAGGCGCGCGACGCCCAACACCGGCTCGGCGGAGCACTGCACCCTTCACTGCCGTTGTCCGACGAGCAGCTCGGATCGTTGACCGCAGCCATTCACGCGTTCACCGGGACAGCTTGGGCTTGGACTGCACCCGACTCGTCCACCCCTAACGCCATGGTGGGTGACTTCGGATCGACGCTGAGCCGACTGCTCACCATCTTCATCGCCGGCCTACAGGCGTGA
- a CDS encoding phytoene desaturase family protein has protein sequence MSTAVVVGAGPNGLAAAVTLASAGLDVTVLEAAEQIGGGVRSSSDGLADGFPAGLVHDHCAAIHPMAVGSPFLSGLGLERHGLHWKWPEIDCAHPLDDGDAGLLYRSVEDTAAALGADGGRWRRVFSGPSANFDTLSEDIMGPLLRVPKHPLALARFGAPTVLPASAFARLFRGERARALFGGVAAHTFRPLHYPLTSAIGLGIITAGHRHGWPVAEGGSQAITDALAGLLAELGVKVETGVRVTSAAQLPAADVTMFDLAPSAVVDILGDRLPRRVSRGLGRFRYGPGAFKVDFAVQGPVPWRNPAVGAAGTVHLGGGFAEIAATEREIQSGRMPQRPFVLVGQQYLADPGRSVGDINPVYSYAHVPHGYTGDATEAIIGQFERFAPGFRDRIVGMAVRSTTQMSVYNANYVGGDICTGAKDIRQMMFGPRTTLQPYRIGVPGMYLCSAATPPGPGAHGMCGVNAAEVALAALTR, from the coding sequence GTGAGTACTGCGGTGGTGGTGGGTGCCGGTCCCAACGGGCTGGCAGCCGCCGTCACGCTGGCCTCGGCCGGCCTGGACGTGACCGTGCTCGAGGCCGCCGAGCAGATCGGGGGCGGCGTGCGCTCGTCCAGCGATGGCCTTGCGGACGGGTTTCCCGCTGGTCTCGTTCACGACCACTGCGCGGCGATTCATCCGATGGCCGTCGGCTCGCCCTTCCTGAGCGGGCTGGGGCTGGAACGCCATGGCCTGCACTGGAAATGGCCAGAGATCGATTGCGCACATCCGCTCGACGACGGCGATGCCGGCCTGCTGTACCGCAGTGTCGAGGACACCGCCGCGGCCCTGGGTGCGGACGGCGGCCGCTGGCGACGGGTGTTCAGCGGGCCGTCGGCGAACTTCGACACGCTGTCCGAGGACATCATGGGGCCGTTGTTGCGGGTGCCGAAACACCCCCTGGCGTTGGCCCGGTTCGGCGCGCCCACGGTGCTGCCCGCATCGGCATTTGCCCGGCTCTTCCGTGGTGAGCGGGCCCGGGCCCTGTTCGGCGGCGTTGCGGCCCATACCTTCCGGCCCCTGCACTATCCGCTGACGTCGGCCATCGGCCTCGGCATCATCACTGCCGGCCACCGGCACGGTTGGCCGGTGGCCGAAGGCGGGTCGCAGGCCATCACCGATGCCCTCGCCGGGTTGCTGGCCGAGCTGGGCGTGAAGGTGGAAACCGGTGTGCGCGTCACTTCAGCAGCACAGCTGCCGGCAGCTGACGTGACGATGTTCGATCTCGCACCGAGTGCCGTCGTCGACATTCTCGGCGACCGCCTACCCAGGCGGGTCTCCCGCGGCCTGGGGCGGTTCCGGTACGGCCCTGGTGCATTCAAGGTGGACTTCGCGGTCCAGGGCCCGGTGCCATGGCGGAATCCCGCAGTCGGTGCTGCCGGCACCGTGCACCTCGGGGGTGGCTTCGCCGAGATCGCCGCGACCGAACGGGAGATCCAGTCGGGTCGCATGCCGCAGCGGCCATTTGTGCTCGTCGGCCAGCAATATCTGGCCGACCCGGGTCGCTCCGTCGGTGACATCAACCCGGTGTATTCGTATGCCCATGTGCCACACGGCTATACCGGCGATGCGACCGAGGCGATCATCGGCCAGTTCGAGCGGTTCGCCCCCGGTTTCCGCGATCGGATCGTCGGGATGGCGGTGCGCTCGACGACACAGATGTCGGTATACAACGCCAACTACGTCGGCGGGGACATCTGTACGGGCGCCAAGGACATCCGGCAGATGATGTTCGGTCCACGTACTACGCTGCAGCCCTACCGAATTGGTGTTCCCGGCATGTATCTGTGCTCGGCGGCCACGCCACCCGGGCCCGGTGCGCACGGTATGTGTGGCGTCAACGCCGCTGAGGTGGCACTGGCAGCTCTGACGCGGTAG
- a CDS encoding DUF3556 domain-containing protein: protein MGFVRPTLPEVDLDEFLRLPLQERLRIMSLKWVDHGLGAPRMIHVLYIVKLVFFYALGGVAIATATSHLPAFWHVAQWWDQPIVYQKLILWTILLELLGLAGSWGPLAGKTKPMTGGYRFWAKLNTIRLRPWKAVPFTDGDRRTRFDVGVYLALIATIGVALVAPGVHSASLSAALPDNISGLVSPALLILPMVLLVVIGLRDKTIFLAARGEQYLPALLFFATLPFVDMIIAGKLLIGTVWIWAGVSKFGLHFTNVIPPMVSNSPTIPSKWLKRAHYRDYPHDLRPSHLATFMAHGPGSFVEIVAPLTLLFSPWPWLTFGAAAVMVCFHLFIISTFPLAVPVEWNVLFAYATVFLFLGFPNGDGYAVWDMSSPWLTLLLLIGLCFFPVLGNFRPDLVSFLPAMRQYAGNWASAVWTFTPGAEQKLNRVTRSAPNTVDQYIDFGWDPVVAEVFTQQVTAWRALHSQGRGLYSVLLNSLPDIDTRTVREGEMSCNTIIGFNFGDGHLHNEDLIAAIQSEAQFEPGEFVVAWVESQPIHRKTQEYKVIDAALGVIERGTWQVSDLVNEQPWLPNGPIPLNVTWRRAGSRVSVERVAKADRA from the coding sequence ATGGGATTCGTCAGACCCACTCTGCCTGAGGTCGACCTCGACGAGTTTCTGCGCCTGCCACTGCAGGAGCGCCTCCGGATCATGAGCCTCAAGTGGGTGGACCACGGCTTGGGCGCTCCCCGCATGATCCACGTGCTCTACATCGTCAAGCTCGTGTTCTTCTATGCCCTCGGCGGTGTGGCCATCGCGACGGCCACGTCGCATCTGCCCGCATTCTGGCACGTGGCCCAGTGGTGGGATCAGCCGATCGTGTACCAGAAGCTGATCCTGTGGACCATCCTGCTCGAGCTCCTCGGGCTGGCCGGGTCCTGGGGCCCGCTGGCCGGCAAGACCAAGCCGATGACGGGCGGTTACCGATTCTGGGCCAAGCTCAACACGATTCGGCTGCGGCCGTGGAAGGCGGTGCCGTTCACCGACGGCGACCGCCGCACCCGGTTCGATGTCGGGGTGTACCTCGCGCTGATCGCCACGATCGGGGTGGCGCTCGTGGCGCCCGGCGTGCACAGCGCCTCGCTGAGCGCAGCGCTTCCGGATAACATCTCGGGCCTGGTCAGCCCCGCGCTGCTGATCCTCCCGATGGTGCTGCTGGTCGTGATCGGGCTGCGGGACAAGACGATTTTCCTGGCCGCCCGCGGTGAGCAGTACCTGCCGGCGTTGTTGTTCTTCGCCACCTTGCCCTTCGTCGACATGATCATCGCCGGCAAGCTCTTGATCGGCACCGTGTGGATCTGGGCGGGTGTCTCGAAATTCGGGCTGCACTTCACCAACGTCATCCCGCCGATGGTGAGCAACAGTCCGACCATCCCGTCCAAGTGGCTCAAGCGCGCGCACTACCGCGACTACCCGCACGACCTGCGCCCGTCGCACCTGGCGACTTTCATGGCCCACGGCCCGGGGAGCTTCGTGGAAATCGTTGCACCGCTGACGCTTCTGTTCTCACCGTGGCCGTGGCTGACGTTCGGTGCGGCGGCTGTCATGGTGTGCTTCCACCTGTTCATCATCTCGACGTTCCCCCTGGCGGTTCCCGTGGAATGGAACGTGCTGTTCGCCTACGCCACGGTGTTCCTGTTCCTGGGCTTCCCGAACGGGGACGGCTACGCCGTCTGGGACATGTCGTCGCCATGGCTGACGTTGTTGCTGTTGATCGGACTGTGCTTCTTTCCGGTGCTGGGCAACTTCCGGCCCGATCTGGTGTCCTTCCTGCCGGCCATGCGGCAGTACGCAGGCAACTGGGCCTCGGCGGTGTGGACCTTCACCCCCGGCGCCGAGCAGAAGCTGAACCGCGTCACCCGTTCCGCGCCGAACACTGTCGACCAGTACATCGACTTCGGTTGGGACCCGGTGGTGGCCGAGGTGTTCACCCAGCAGGTCACGGCGTGGCGGGCATTGCACAGCCAGGGCCGCGGACTGTATTCGGTGCTGTTGAACTCCCTTCCCGACATCGACACCCGGACCGTTCGCGAAGGGGAGATGTCGTGCAACACCATCATCGGTTTCAATTTCGGTGACGGGCACCTGCACAATGAAGACCTCATCGCCGCGATCCAGTCCGAGGCACAGTTCGAACCGGGCGAGTTCGTGGTGGCATGGGTGGAGTCACAGCCGATCCATCGCAAGACCCAGGAGTACAAGGTGATCGACGCGGCCCTCGGAGTGATCGAGCGGGGCACCTGGCAGGTGTCCGACCTCGTCAACGAGCAGCCCTGGCTGCCCAACGGGCCGATCCCGCTGAATGTCACGTGGCGGCGGGCAGGATCGCGCGTGAGTGTCGAGCGAGTAGCGAAGGCGGATCGGGCGTGA